A part of Hippea maritima DSM 10411 genomic DNA contains:
- the rimO gene encoding 30S ribosomal protein S12 methylthiotransferase RimO, with the protein MKIYIESLGCPKNTADSEYMLGILKTKGCIIADRPEQADVLMVNTCGFIEPAKEESIDTILELAQLKKNDPSKRLIVCGCLYERYRQQLKEELPEVDGFLGVNELDRISDVVLGRSHNLKKPYIHRHIIGPKHIGYLKIADGCSNRCTFCAIPLIKGGFKSRGIDELVEEAEVLADKGVRELYITAQDTTAYMFEKNRKNALVELLKKLDEIEGLSWVRLMYTYPSYVTDELIEFMSTARRIVRYIDMPFQHASDRVLDDMGRGYTVKDMEKLTDKLRLKVKGVAIRSTFIVGFPTEEEKDFDRLLDFLEYNQLDWAGFFKYYHEEGTQAFKNFYDMDEETKDDRLIEAQSLALSITEGINEKFVGEVLEVIVDEPAEDEGYWIGRSYRSAYEIDGVVLIKADNLKPGDFVKVKIEEVSNQADVVASLV; encoded by the coding sequence ATGAAAATATATATAGAAAGTTTGGGTTGTCCAAAGAATACAGCAGATAGCGAGTATATGTTGGGTATCCTAAAGACCAAAGGGTGTATAATAGCAGATAGGCCAGAGCAGGCGGATGTGTTAATGGTGAATACCTGCGGTTTCATTGAACCTGCAAAGGAGGAGTCGATCGATACCATACTTGAACTTGCCCAACTTAAGAAGAATGATCCATCAAAAAGGCTTATAGTTTGCGGTTGTCTCTATGAGCGATATAGGCAGCAGCTAAAGGAGGAACTCCCAGAGGTTGATGGTTTTTTAGGTGTAAATGAACTGGATAGGATCTCCGATGTTGTTTTGGGAAGATCCCATAATCTAAAAAAACCTTATATCCATAGGCATATTATTGGACCAAAACACATAGGTTATCTTAAGATTGCAGATGGTTGTTCCAATAGATGCACATTTTGCGCTATACCCTTGATCAAGGGCGGATTTAAAAGTAGAGGTATAGATGAACTTGTTGAAGAAGCTGAGGTGTTGGCTGATAAAGGTGTTAGAGAGCTTTATATTACCGCCCAGGATACAACGGCTTATATGTTTGAGAAAAATAGGAAAAATGCCCTTGTTGAGTTATTAAAAAAACTTGATGAAATAGAAGGCTTGTCTTGGGTTAGGCTTATGTACACCTATCCAAGCTATGTAACGGATGAGTTGATTGAGTTTATGTCAACCGCCAGGCGGATTGTCAGATACATAGATATGCCGTTTCAGCATGCATCGGATAGGGTTTTAGATGATATGGGGCGGGGCTATACAGTAAAAGATATGGAAAAATTGACAGATAAACTAAGGTTGAAAGTTAAAGGGGTGGCAATACGCTCAACATTTATTGTTGGATTCCCGACAGAGGAAGAGAAGGATTTTGATAGGCTTTTGGATTTTCTTGAATACAATCAGCTTGATTGGGCTGGTTTTTTTAAGTATTACCACGAAGAGGGTACTCAAGCATTTAAGAATTTTTACGATATGGATGAAGAAACCAAAGATGATAGGCTTATAGAGGCTCAGAGTCTTGCCTTGTCGATTACAGAAGGCATAAATGAGAAGTTTGTGGGTGAGGTGCTTGAGGTGATAGTGGATGAGCCTGCAGAGGATGAGGGATATTGGATAGGGAGAAGTTATAGAAGTGCCTATGAAATAGATGGTGTTGTTTTGATAAAGGCGGATAACCTAAAACCTGGTGATTTTGTTAAGGTTAAGATAGAAGAGGTTAGCAATCAAGCCGACGTTGTAGCCTCTTTAGTTTAA
- the typA gene encoding translational GTPase TypA, whose product MKTDKIRNVAIIAHVDHGKTTLVDAMLKQSGLFRENQFIQERMLDNIDLEREHGITIRAKNCAVNYQGIKINIVDTPGHADFGGEVERALSMVDGAILLVDAAEGVLPQTRFVLGKALKLKLPIVVVLNKIDRKDARPDEVLNEIYDLFIDLDANDEQLEFSYLYCIAKQGIAKFDLNDNNSDLKPLFDTIIKDVPPPDMDENKPFQMLVADVSYSDYLGRLAIGKVLNRSLNKTDELVLFSKNNLKRPFKIAKLEVYEGLGLKDVDSVVAGDIAIIAGNIEDITIGDVIGSFKIQKPIVGLRVDEPTVAMRFSPNTSPFASKEGSIVQANKIKDRLFLEEKRNVSLKVEPTDNPDEVIVKGRGELQLVILIEALRKEGYELTVGRPEVILKKENGKVLEPIEHVFIDCNEEFMGVITSKLQLRKGRLVNMTNKGSGRIRLEFLIPTRALIGYRDEFLTDTKGTGIISSYLEGYEEFKGEIKRRFTGSLVSDREGVATAYALFNLQPRGRLFIVPNDRVYEGMIVGEHNKENDLNVNPTKEKKLSNMRAAGKDDNIILAPITPMGLQRAINFIKEDELVEITPKSIRLRKKILSAQKRRMTEHNRI is encoded by the coding sequence ATGAAGACCGATAAAATAAGAAATGTAGCTATTATTGCGCATGTTGATCACGGTAAGACCACGCTTGTTGATGCTATGCTTAAACAGAGCGGGCTTTTCAGGGAGAATCAATTTATTCAAGAAAGAATGCTTGATAATATAGACTTGGAAAGGGAGCACGGCATAACCATAAGGGCAAAAAACTGTGCTGTGAACTATCAAGGAATCAAAATAAATATAGTTGATACGCCAGGGCATGCTGATTTTGGGGGTGAGGTTGAAAGGGCGCTATCAATGGTTGATGGCGCTATTCTGCTTGTGGATGCCGCAGAAGGCGTCTTGCCTCAGACGCGATTTGTTTTGGGTAAGGCATTGAAACTTAAATTGCCTATAGTTGTTGTTTTGAATAAGATAGATAGAAAAGATGCCCGCCCTGATGAGGTTTTGAATGAAATTTACGATCTGTTTATAGATCTGGATGCAAATGATGAACAATTGGAGTTTAGTTATCTTTACTGCATTGCAAAGCAGGGTATAGCAAAGTTTGACCTGAATGATAATAACAGTGATTTAAAACCTCTGTTTGACACCATAATAAAGGATGTGCCACCGCCTGATATGGATGAAAACAAGCCTTTTCAGATGCTTGTTGCAGATGTTTCATATTCGGATTATTTAGGTAGGCTTGCTATAGGCAAGGTGTTAAACAGAAGCCTAAATAAGACAGATGAGCTTGTCCTGTTTTCTAAAAATAACCTAAAAAGACCATTTAAAATTGCTAAATTAGAGGTTTATGAGGGGTTGGGGCTAAAGGATGTGGATAGCGTGGTTGCTGGGGATATAGCCATTATTGCGGGAAATATTGAGGATATAACCATAGGCGATGTGATAGGTTCATTTAAGATTCAAAAACCTATAGTTGGCTTGAGGGTTGATGAGCCAACGGTGGCTATGCGTTTTTCACCGAATACTTCACCTTTTGCATCCAAAGAGGGTTCGATAGTTCAGGCAAATAAGATAAAGGATAGACTGTTTTTAGAGGAGAAGCGCAATGTTTCTTTGAAAGTTGAGCCCACAGATAATCCGGATGAGGTGATAGTAAAGGGAAGGGGTGAGTTGCAGCTTGTTATTTTGATAGAGGCTTTAAGAAAAGAGGGCTATGAGCTAACAGTAGGGCGGCCTGAGGTTATCCTAAAGAAAGAAAATGGAAAGGTGTTGGAGCCTATTGAGCATGTATTTATAGACTGTAATGAGGAGTTTATGGGTGTAATCACCAGCAAACTGCAGCTTAGAAAGGGTAGGTTGGTTAATATGACCAACAAGGGTTCAGGCAGGATCAGGCTTGAATTTTTAATTCCAACAAGGGCGTTGATAGGCTATAGGGATGAATTTTTAACCGACACAAAGGGCACAGGGATTATAAGCAGCTATCTTGAGGGTTATGAGGAGTTTAAAGGCGAGATTAAAAGAAGATTCACAGGCTCTTTGGTTTCAGATAGAGAGGGTGTTGCGACTGCGTATGCGCTTTTTAATCTTCAGCCGAGGGGAAGGTTGTTTATTGTTCCGAATGATAGGGTGTATGAGGGGATGATAGTGGGTGAACATAACAAAGAGAACGACTTGAATGTAAATCCCACCAAAGAAAAGAAGCTTTCCAATATGAGGGCTGCAGGCAAGGATGATAATATAATCTTAGCACCCATAACACCGATGGGCTTACAAAGGGCTATTAACTTCATAAAAGAGGATGAGCTTGTTGAGATAACACCTAAATCTATAAGGTTAAGGAAGAAGATTTTATCGGCACAAAAAAGAAGAATGACAGAGCATAATAGGATATGA
- a CDS encoding NAD(P)H-dependent flavin oxidoreductase, with amino-acid sequence MCEIPSLKIGDKEAKYAIVQGGMGVGISLSSLASAVAKEGGIGVISAAEIGMVDEKDFMKHPQQANERALRKEIRKTKELSGGGIIGVNIMVAMSEFEHLFEVSVEEGIDIVFAGAGLPLDVPHEKLRNSDTKFGAIVSSDRALKLIFRYWDRHYKDAPDCVVVEGPKAGGHLGFKPQQIDDPNFALEKLLPPIIEAVKPYEDKYDKKIPVIAAGGIYTGEDVYRFINQIGVDGVQMGTRFVATYECDADIKFKEAYIKAKKEDVVIIKSPVGLPGRAIRNKFLEDVEKGKRQPFKCIWQCLKGCDYKKAPYCITQALVNAQKGRFAGGFAFAGANVYRVDKIVSTKELFDELKEGYAKACNSH; translated from the coding sequence ATGTGTGAAATACCATCTTTGAAGATAGGTGATAAAGAGGCTAAATATGCCATAGTTCAGGGGGGGATGGGTGTAGGAATATCCTTGTCGTCTTTAGCCAGCGCTGTAGCTAAAGAGGGTGGTATAGGTGTTATATCTGCTGCTGAAATTGGAATGGTGGACGAAAAAGACTTTATGAAGCACCCTCAACAGGCCAATGAGAGGGCTTTAAGAAAAGAAATAAGGAAGACTAAAGAGCTTTCAGGAGGAGGAATTATAGGCGTTAACATAATGGTGGCTATGAGTGAGTTTGAGCATCTATTTGAGGTGTCGGTTGAAGAGGGGATAGATATTGTCTTTGCCGGTGCTGGCCTGCCGCTTGATGTGCCGCATGAAAAGCTTAGGAATAGTGATACGAAGTTTGGAGCTATTGTATCATCAGATAGGGCTTTGAAGTTGATATTTAGGTATTGGGATAGACATTACAAGGATGCCCCAGACTGTGTTGTTGTTGAAGGCCCAAAGGCCGGAGGTCATCTTGGTTTTAAGCCCCAGCAGATAGATGACCCTAATTTTGCTCTAGAGAAGCTTTTGCCTCCGATAATAGAAGCTGTTAAGCCGTATGAGGATAAATACGATAAAAAGATACCTGTAATTGCAGCAGGTGGTATATATACAGGCGAGGATGTATACCGCTTTATAAACCAGATAGGTGTAGATGGGGTGCAGATGGGTACCCGTTTTGTTGCAACATATGAGTGTGATGCCGATATAAAATTTAAGGAAGCCTATATAAAAGCCAAAAAAGAGGATGTGGTAATAATAAAAAGCCCGGTTGGATTGCCGGGAAGGGCTATAAGAAATAAGTTTTTGGAGGATGTTGAAAAGGGGAAGAGACAGCCGTTTAAGTGTATATGGCAGTGTTTGAAGGGATGTGATTATAAAAAAGCCCCATACTGTATAACACAGGCGCTTGTAAATGCTCAAAAGGGTAGGTTTGCAGGTGGGTTTGCCTTTGCCGGTGCTAATGTTTACAGGGTGGATAAGATAGTTTCCACAAAAGAGCTATTTGACGAATTAAAAGAGGGATACGCAAAGGCCTGCAACAGCCATTAA
- a CDS encoding phage holin family protein: MIFLIKWAINTIALGVAAIIVKGVVIHSIVALAVASLIIGFLNASLKPIMIILTLPLNILTMGLFTFVINTIMILITSQIVRGFDVSGFWAAFVASLFMSFISFILSIFVGE; encoded by the coding sequence ATGATTTTTCTTATTAAATGGGCTATTAATACCATAGCTTTAGGGGTTGCCGCTATAATTGTTAAGGGTGTTGTTATTCATAGCATCGTTGCGCTTGCCGTTGCATCCTTAATAATAGGCTTTCTCAATGCATCGCTAAAGCCTATTATGATTATTTTAACACTGCCTTTGAATATACTCACCATGGGGCTTTTTACGTTTGTTATAAACACCATTATGATTCTGATCACATCGCAGATTGTTAGGGGTTTTGATGTAAGTGGCTTCTGGGCTGCTTTTGTTGCTTCCCTGTTTATGAGTTTTATCAGTTTTATTTTGAGTATATTTGTAGGAGAATGA
- the lptE gene encoding LPS assembly lipoprotein LptE produces MRKIALFAILLFVYGCAYSFVGQNSSMVGNIKKVYVEDVVNRTNEPNLQVYLRGDLISTLDLDSRVSVIGRKDEAEGLLKVSIVKYDVEPISYSNSGLASRYRCSIVASVNLLNSDGKAFIKNREVESYRDFNAESSVDATEKARNNISKDVLKDLADKIKELLFVDF; encoded by the coding sequence ATGAGAAAGATTGCATTGTTTGCTATTTTACTTTTTGTTTATGGATGTGCTTATAGTTTTGTGGGGCAAAACTCATCTATGGTGGGGAACATAAAGAAGGTGTATGTTGAGGATGTTGTTAATCGAACCAATGAACCCAATCTTCAAGTGTATTTGCGTGGAGATTTAATAAGTACGCTTGATTTGGATTCGAGGGTTTCTGTTATAGGAAGAAAAGATGAAGCGGAAGGTTTGCTTAAGGTTTCTATAGTTAAATACGATGTGGAGCCTATATCATACTCCAATAGCGGACTTGCTTCGAGATATAGATGCAGCATAGTTGCATCTGTTAATCTCTTAAATAGCGATGGCAAAGCTTTTATTAAGAATAGAGAGGTTGAAAGCTATAGGGATTTCAATGCTGAAAGTAGTGTAGATGCTACAGAAAAGGCTAGAAACAATATATCAAAGGATGTACTTAAGGATTTGGCTGATAAGATTAAAGAATTGCTTTTTGTGGATTTTTAG